The nucleotide sequence TTCGACGCCTGGAGCGAACGCGTGGGCATAAGCGACATGCTCAGGAAGGGGGACGTGAGGAGCCGGCCGGCGCGGTTCATGGGCCTCGTGGTCTTCTGGTTCCTCGTCACCGCCTTCGTGGTGACAAGCCTCGGCGCCATGGACCTCGAAGTGGTGGACAAGCTCGTCTCGCTGTTCTTCCTCTACCTGCCGCGCTTGCTTACGGCCGTCGTCATAGTGGTGACGGGCTTCATCTTCGCCGGATTCCTCGCAAGGGCCGCCCTTCTCGCCGGGGTGAACGCCGGCATGAGCTACGCGCGCCTCATAAGCGAGGCCGTCCGGCTTACGGTGACGCTCTTTGTCATCGCCATGGCCCTCGAGCAGCTCGGCATAGCGAGCGCAGTGGTGACAGCGGCCTTCTCCATACTCTTCGGCGGGGTGGTCCTGGCCGCGGCCCTGGCCTTCGGACTCGGCGGCAGGGACGCGGCCCGGAGGATCATCGAAGAGATGATGGAAAAGAAGAAGGAGGAAGACGAGGACGAGATGAAGCACCTCTGAGAAGACGGAGGCGCCTGCGGGGCGATGGGACCTCTCCGGGAGAGGCCCCATCGCCCGCGGTCAGAGCACCGAGACGAGGCGTATCTCGAAGGTCAGGTCCTTGCCCGCCAGCGGGTGGTTGGCGTCGAGCGCGATGTCTGCGTCCGTCACCTCGGTGACGCGCACGCTTATGGTTCTGCCGTCTTCCTGCGAGACCTGCAGGAACTGTCCGACCTCCGGGTCGAGATCGGGCGGAAGCTTGCTCTTGTCGACCCTGAAGACGAGGTCTTCTATGCGTGGACCGTAGGCGTCGTCGCAGGCGATCCTGCGCGTGCGCGTCTCGCCCTCTTCCATGCCGAGCACGGCGTCCTCGAACCCCTGGATGACCTCCCCGTTGCCGAGCGTGAACCTGAGGGGGTCCCTCTCGTGGGACGAGTCGAAGACGGTCCCGTCGTCAAGCGTGCCCGTATAGTGGACGCTCACGGTGTCTCCTGTCTTTGCCTGCGCCATATCTGTGTTCCTCCCGCTTTTCTGCCCGGGGCAAAATACGGCAAGCAGGCCACGAGACCACACTTCACCCCCGACGGTTTTCCCAACTATATAACGTTTCACGCCGGCCTGTCAACAAGATCGGCTCCGGCCCCAGGGGGACCTTCTCCCGACGGACGCGGCTCGCAGAGCGAGGGAAACTCCGATTAATTACCCTGGGGGAAACTTTCTGTAGAAAGTTTCCCCCAGCCCCCCTTCAAAGACTTTCAATTCCCTGCGGATCATCCCGATTTTGCTTGCAAAATCGGGATGATCCGCAGGGCGTTAAAAGTTTTTGGAGGGAGTCTGAGGGAACCTTTTTACAGAAAGGTTCCCTCAGTGCAATAAATCAGAGCTTCCCGAGCTGTTAATGTCCCCGCAGGCGCGCCTTCTTCATCGCAAGCCGTACTTCTTGAGCTTGAGGTAGAGGTTCTGGCGCCGTATGCCCGTAATTTCGGCGGCCTTCGACACGTTGCCGTCCACCCTCTTCAAGACGTCCTCGATGTAGAGGCGTTCGAAGGTCTCCTTGGCCTCCTGGAAGGGCATGGCCGAGTAGCTCTCAGGCGCCGCCGCGTCCTGGGCGCCGCCGCGTCCGGTCACATGGGGCGGCAGGTCGGCCGCGTCGATGGGACCGGAGCCCTTGAGGGCCACCACCCGCTCCACCATGTTCTCGAGCTCCCTCACGTTGCCCCTCCACTCGTAGGCCTCCATGGCGGCCAGCGCCCCGGCCGTGAACGGTCCCACGTCCTTGCCGAGCTTCTCCCTGAAGCGGTCGAGGAAGTAGCGGGCCAGAAGGGCGATGTCCTCGCGGCGCTCGCGCAGCGGCGGTATCTCGATGGGGATGACGTTGATACGGTAGTAGAGGTCCTCGCGGAAGCGGCCGGCCGCTATCTCCTCCTCCATGGGCACGTTGGCCGCCGTTATGAGCCTGAAGTCGGTCTTGCGGCGCACCGTATCGCCCAGGCGCGTGAACTCGCGCTCCTGGAGCACCCGCAGAAGGCTTGTCTGGAGCTTGAGACTCGTGCCCGTTATCTCGTCGAGGAAGAGCGTGCCGCCGTCGGCGGCCTCGAAGTAGCCGGTCGTCGTCTTCACGGCGCCCGTAAAGGCGCCCTTCTCGTAGCCGAAGAGCGTGCTTTCGAGGAGGCTCTCCGAGAGGGAGCCGCAGTTGACGGCCACGAACCTGCGGGAGGCGCGCGGGCTGTTCTGGTGGATGGTCTGGGCGATGAGCTCCTTGCCGGTGCCGGTCTCACCGTGGAGCAGGACGGTGGAGTCAAGGGGCGCGACCTTCTTTATGAGGTCGATTATGCGCCGCATCGCCTTGCTGCGGCCCACGACGGCGTCGAAGGAGAGGCTCTCGTCGAGTCTCTCCTTGAGGTATCGGTTCTCGTCGGAGAGGAACTTGTCCTTCAGGGCCCGCTTGACCGTGAGCTCGACTTCGTCAACGTTGTCGAAGGGTTTGGCCAGGTAGTCGTAGGCCCCGAGCTTCATGGCCTTGACCGCCTCCTCGACCGTGCCGTAGCCGGTCATCATGATGACCGCCACGGCGGGGTCGAGCTCCTTTATGCGCCGCAGCACGGTGAGACCGTCCATGCCGGGCATCCTCTGATCGAGCATCACGAGGTCCGCCACCGACGCCTCGAACTTCCTCAGGGCCTCGGGGCCGTCGACGGCCGTGAGCACGTCGTAACCGAGCGAGCCGAGGAGCTTGCTCAGGAGCTTGCGCGTATATCCCTCGTCGTCCACCACTAATATGACAGGCCTTTTCTCCATTCAACCTCCGTCGCTTCCGCCTCGTTGCGCCGGTTGCGCCCGCTAAACCCTGCCGTGAGAGGGTCACGGAGCCGCGGCTTCCCCAATATCTCCTGCGTGTCGGTCCGGCTGCCCGGCGGCTGCCTCCGGGGGCGGTCCCTGGGAGGCTCGGGCCGCAAAGGCGTAAAAAATCCCGCCTGGCGCGGCCCGAGCCTCCCAGGGACCTCCGAACATACCCCTACGAACAACATAACAAGGGACAAGGGGGGAACCGTGGGTCTGTGACCCTTTTACAAAAAGGTTCCCTCAGACTCCCTCCAAAAACTTTTTGTTTGCTCCTCGAGCCGCGTTGGTTTTCATGATCGCCGAGGAAACGAGGTTCTTTAGCCCAAGTTAAAAGTCTTTGAAGGGGGTCCGGGGGAAACTTTCTACAGAAAGTTTCCCCCGGCCTCAGCAGGCTTCGAGTTCTACGGGCAGTCGTATGCGAAAGACCGTGCCGCGGCCCGGCCTGCTCTCGGCCCACACCTTGCCCTTGTGCCGCGAGACGATGTTGGAGACCACGCTCAGCCCCAGGCCCGTGCCTCCGCTCGCCCGCTTGGTGGTGTAGAAGGGCGAGAATATGTACTGGAGGGCCTCCTCGTCCATGCCGGGACCGGTGTCGGCTATGGTCACCTCCAGCCACCCGTCGACGAGCGCCGTTGCGAGCCTTATGGTGCCGCCCCCGCCCATGGCCTCGCGGGCGTTGTTTATGATATTGAAGAATACCTGTATCATGAGGGTCCTGTCCACGCGCACGGGCGGGAGGCCGGGGGAGTACTCCTTGACGACCTCTATGTTCCGTTTTGCAAGGCTCAACTGTCTCTCGAACATGCGAAGCGTCTCGTCGAGCAGGGCGTTGCAGTCGAGGAGGTGGAGGTCGAAGCTTGCGGGCCTCGAGAAGTCGAGGAGCTTTTTTATGATGTCGCGGCACTCCTTGCCGGCCCTCACTATGGTCTCCAGTTCCTCGCGCACCGGGCTTTCGGGCTCCACCTGCTTGAGCGCCATCTGGGCGTAGTTGACCACGCCCACCAGGGGGTTGTTTATCTGGTGGGCGATCTCGCCGACGAGGCCGCCCAGGCTCGTGAGCTTGTCGAGCTGTATGACCTTCTCCTCCATCCTCTTCTGCTCGGTCACCACCTTGGCGTACTCGATGACGGCCCTCACGGCGCCGGTGTCGTCGAAGACGGGGAAGAGGGAGAGGCTGTAGACCTCGCCGGTAGCGGCATTGGTGAGCTCCAGCGAGCGCGCCCCCCTGTCGTAGAAGAGCCTTGCGGACGCGGCGCACTCGGCGCAGGGCCTGTCCTCGCCCTTGAAGAGCGCATGGCACTTGCGTCCCACCACCGGCTCGGGACCGAAGTGCGTGGCCGCGGCCCTGTTGGCCATGACGACGCTGCACTCCATGTCGCGGACGATGATGATGTCGGTGACGGCGTCGAAGACGGCCTTTATCTCGTCGCGGCTTCGGCGAAGCTCCCGTGTGCGCTCCTCGACGGTGCGCTCGAGGACGACGTTGAACTCCTTGAGGTCCTTGTAGAGCAGCGCGTTCTCCAGGGCCACGCCTATGCGGCCGCCGATGGAGGCGAGCATGGAGAGGCGGCGTTCGAGGTCGGCCGCGCGCCCGGGCGGATGGACGAGCTCCAGGAAGCCGAGCACGCGGTCCCTCGATACAAGGGGCACGCAGACCGAGCACCATGAGCTGTCCCGGAAGAGACGCGGCGTCGCCCCGGCCCCGCCGGCGCTTGCGGCCGCCGTGAAGACCCCCTCCGACGACAGGGCGCGGAGCCTTGCGGCGGCGTCGACCTCACCGGCCGACGAGGCCACGACAAAGCCGCCGTCCGCGCCGAGCGCCGCCCATCCGCCCCGCGCTCCCGCAAGCTCCACCACCTTGCGGAGCGCCAGATCGAGCAGCTCCTCCACGTCCAGCGAACGGCTCACCGTGGCGGCCACGGCGTTGAGTGCCGACAGCTCGCTGTTGAGCCTGCGCAGGCCCTCGTCCATGCGCCGCTGAAGCCGGTAGGAGCGGTAGAAGAGGCTGAAGAAGGAGACGTAGAAGAGCACGCCCCCCGCTGCGCTCATGAGCCAGACCGTCCTTCGCGCCCTTTCGAGGTTGCGGAAGAAGGTCGCCGAGCTCTTGTAGGCCGAGACGGCGCCGACGAGCTCGCCGTTCTCGATTACGGGTATGAAGATCTCGACGAGAGTGCCGTGGCCCTCCAGGTACGACTCGTCGCGGTCGCGCCGGGCCGTGAGCTCCACGGCCATCTCGCCGCGAAGGGCCCGCTCGAGCCCCCGCTTGCGCTTGAAGCTCCTTCCCACCAGGGCGTCGAGCCCGGCCCAGACCACGATCCCCTCGGTGTCGTAGGCCCGGACGTCCACTATCTCCGGTATGCTCTCGATCTCGCGGAAGACGCCGGAAAAACGCTCCTCGCTGGGCACGGGATAGTGGAAGTCACGGGCCGAGAGCCTCTGGCGGACGATGAACCTGACGAAATCGGTGGTGATTGCGCCGTCGCGCTCGAGCATGTTCCTTTCGAGGTAGTGGGAGAGGACGGCGCCGGCGAGGACGACGAAGAAGACCACCCAGAGCAGGCTCAGGATGGAGAACTTCTGCATGATGTTGAGCCGCCCGATCATAACAGGTGGATCATATCACAGGGCGCCGCCGCGACGGAAGCCCCCGAGTGTCGGCGCCGGGCCGGGGAAGGCTGCGGCTACCTCCAGGGGTACTTCTCCCTCGAAATGGTGCCGTGGAAGTACTTGTAACGGAAGAGACCGTCCATGCCGTGGCAGTCGGTGCACAGCGCCGATTCGCTGCGGCTTCGCAGGAAGCTGTTCGTGGCCTGGCCTTCGGTGTTCCTGCCGGGACCGAAGCCCTTTCGCACGGCCGACCACCGGTGCGGGTTGTGGCAGGTGGGACAGCTTATGAAGCCCGCCTCGGCGCGGGAGCCGTCCTCGCTGAAGACGGGGAAGCTCACCTCGGCCCTGCCCCGCTCCTTCTTGATCTTGTCGGACGAGACCATGAGCACGTCCTTGGGATGGCGCAGCTTGAGCGGCAGCTTGTGCTCGGCGAGACGGCCGTCGCTGTGGCAGCTCCGGCAGAGCCGCTCGAGCATGTCCTCGCCGGGGCCGAGCTTGCGGGCCCACATGTAGCGTTTGGTCTCGGCGTTGTGCACGTAGTGGCACTGGCCGCACACGCCGCTCTCCTTTATGGTCTCGCCCTTTATGTTGACGGCCCTGCGGGCCGTGACCCTCAGGTCGTGCTCGGTGGCCAGGATGTACTTCTTCTCTTCGTGGCAGTTGATGCAGAGCCTCGGTATGGCGGCGGCCTTAATGCGCAGGAAGCTGGTCGTGCCGTCGCCCTCGCTCTCCTTCCACGCGCCGCTCTGGCGGTTTATGTCGTCGGGGTCCCACTGGTGGGGGTTGTGGCACGTAAGGCACACGACCCTGCCGCCGCGCCCCCCGTCCTCCATCGTGTCGACCGGTCTCGCGTCGGCGGTGTAGAGGGGCAGTGTCGTCGCCTTCCGTATCGCGTCCGGGGGCTCCACGCCCACGGGATGGGAATTCTCGCCGACGGTCTTGCTGCGCGCCACCGAGTCCTCGCTGTGGCAGGAAAAACACATATCCTTGACCGTGTCTTCGAAGCCAGCCAGCTCCCTTGCCCAGAGCCTGGGACCCGTGCCGTTGTGGGGCACGTGGCACGGGCCGCACATGCCGGCGTCATCGACCGTCTGGCCCATGACGTTCTTCTCTTCGGGCGCCGAGTTCTCGAGGTTGTGCTTGGTGAGCGCCACGGGCCGCTTGTCCACGTGGCAGTTGCGGCAGAGCCTCGACCCCGG is from Deltaproteobacteria bacterium and encodes:
- a CDS encoding peptidylprolyl isomerase gives rise to the protein MAQAKTGDTVSVHYTGTLDDGTVFDSSHERDPLRFTLGNGEVIQGFEDAVLGMEEGETRTRRIACDDAYGPRIEDLVFRVDKSKLPPDLDPEVGQFLQVSQEDGRTISVRVTEVTDADIALDANHPLAGKDLTFEIRLVSVL
- a CDS encoding sigma-54-dependent Fis family transcriptional regulator, whose protein sequence is MEKRPVILVVDDEGYTRKLLSKLLGSLGYDVLTAVDGPEALRKFEASVADLVMLDQRMPGMDGLTVLRRIKELDPAVAVIMMTGYGTVEEAVKAMKLGAYDYLAKPFDNVDEVELTVKRALKDKFLSDENRYLKERLDESLSFDAVVGRSKAMRRIIDLIKKVAPLDSTVLLHGETGTGKELIAQTIHQNSPRASRRFVAVNCGSLSESLLESTLFGYEKGAFTGAVKTTTGYFEAADGGTLFLDEITGTSLKLQTSLLRVLQEREFTRLGDTVRRKTDFRLITAANVPMEEEIAAGRFREDLYYRINVIPIEIPPLRERREDIALLARYFLDRFREKLGKDVGPFTAGALAAMEAYEWRGNVRELENMVERVVALKGSGPIDAADLPPHVTGRGGAQDAAAPESYSAMPFQEAKETFERLYIEDVLKRVDGNVSKAAEITGIRRQNLYLKLKKYGLR
- a CDS encoding PAS domain-containing protein, whose product is MIGRLNIMQKFSILSLLWVVFFVVLAGAVLSHYLERNMLERDGAITTDFVRFIVRQRLSARDFHYPVPSEERFSGVFREIESIPEIVDVRAYDTEGIVVWAGLDALVGRSFKRKRGLERALRGEMAVELTARRDRDESYLEGHGTLVEIFIPVIENGELVGAVSAYKSSATFFRNLERARRTVWLMSAAGGVLFYVSFFSLFYRSYRLQRRMDEGLRRLNSELSALNAVAATVSRSLDVEELLDLALRKVVELAGARGGWAALGADGGFVVASSAGEVDAAARLRALSSEGVFTAAASAGGAGATPRLFRDSSWCSVCVPLVSRDRVLGFLELVHPPGRAADLERRLSMLASIGGRIGVALENALLYKDLKEFNVVLERTVEERTRELRRSRDEIKAVFDAVTDIIIVRDMECSVVMANRAAATHFGPEPVVGRKCHALFKGEDRPCAECAASARLFYDRGARSLELTNAATGEVYSLSLFPVFDDTGAVRAVIEYAKVVTEQKRMEEKVIQLDKLTSLGGLVGEIAHQINNPLVGVVNYAQMALKQVEPESPVREELETIVRAGKECRDIIKKLLDFSRPASFDLHLLDCNALLDETLRMFERQLSLAKRNIEVVKEYSPGLPPVRVDRTLMIQVFFNIINNAREAMGGGGTIRLATALVDGWLEVTIADTGPGMDEEALQYIFSPFYTTKRASGGTGLGLSVVSNIVSRHKGKVWAESRPGRGTVFRIRLPVELEAC